A genomic region of Leptotrichia hofstadii contains the following coding sequences:
- the cbiD gene encoding cobalt-precorrin-5B (C(1))-methyltransferase CbiD: MEEYVYFNGRKLRYGYTTGSSATAATKAALMYLLQDGEQDIPEVTIGLPSGKSITIKVDSLKKADNYALASVLKDGGDDPDVTHGLQIFSKVSLRDDAKINIFGGIGVGKVTKKGLPISPGNSAINPTPLKMIRAAVESVLPTGKGADIEIFVPKGEETAKKTLNAKLGIIGGISILGTTGIVKPMSEDAWKASLAIELKMALENAENGEAIFLFGNRGKKYLTDNFEDNTSLSVVISNFVGYMFDRACEFEARKIYFIGELGKFVKVAGGIFHTHSRVSDAKMEILAANALLVGESMENLKKIMASNTTEEATKYIEKTEVYDLLAKKAKQKCEEYCRRNGWDLEVETLIISAERKELGSSKNFFDNFKRKGL, encoded by the coding sequence ATGGAAGAATACGTATATTTTAACGGTAGAAAACTAAGATATGGCTATACAACGGGAAGTTCTGCAACGGCAGCCACGAAAGCTGCACTTATGTATCTTCTGCAAGACGGAGAACAGGATATACCAGAAGTAACTATCGGACTTCCCTCAGGAAAATCTATAACAATAAAAGTAGATTCATTAAAAAAAGCAGATAACTATGCGCTTGCATCGGTTTTAAAGGATGGGGGAGATGATCCTGACGTTACTCACGGACTTCAGATTTTTTCAAAGGTAAGTTTGCGTGATGATGCAAAAATAAATATTTTTGGTGGGATAGGAGTAGGGAAAGTTACCAAAAAGGGTCTTCCCATCTCTCCTGGAAATTCTGCAATAAATCCTACTCCTTTAAAAATGATAAGAGCGGCGGTGGAAAGTGTTCTTCCAACTGGAAAAGGTGCAGATATAGAAATTTTTGTGCCGAAAGGCGAAGAAACTGCAAAAAAAACATTGAATGCAAAACTTGGAATTATTGGTGGAATTTCAATTCTTGGTACAACGGGAATAGTAAAGCCGATGTCGGAAGACGCATGGAAAGCATCGCTTGCCATTGAATTGAAGATGGCTCTTGAAAATGCTGAAAATGGCGAGGCAATATTTCTATTTGGAAACAGGGGGAAAAAATATTTAACTGACAATTTTGAGGATAATACTTCATTATCTGTTGTAATAAGTAATTTTGTGGGCTATATGTTTGACAGGGCGTGCGAGTTTGAGGCAAGAAAAATTTATTTTATTGGTGAACTTGGAAAATTTGTGAAAGTTGCAGGCGGGATATTTCATACACACAGCAGAGTTTCTGACGCAAAAATGGAAATACTCGCTGCAAATGCGCTGCTTGTAGGCGAAAGCATGGAAAACCTTAAAAAGATAATGGCTTCCAACACAACCGAAGAAGCTACAAAATACATTGAAAAAACAGAAGTTTACGATCTTCTGGCAAAAAAAGCCAAACAGAAATGTGAAGAATATTGCCGAAGAAACGGTTGGGATCTGGAAGTGGAAACACTTATTATTTCTGCTGAAAGAAAAGAGCTGGGAAGCAGTAAGAACTTTTTTGATAATTTTAAAAGAAAAGGGCTTTAA
- the cobI gene encoding precorrin-2 C(20)-methyltransferase produces MASKLGKFYGIGVGVGDPENITVKAAKRLHEVDVIVLPEAKSGEGSTAFNIVKEYVKPEVEQLFLEFPMIRDVEARKVFRKNNADVISAELEKGKNVAFLTIGDPMTYSTYTYVLEHISDDVEVETIAGITSFNSIAARLNIPLMIGDEDLKVVSVNRKTDVYKEIENNQNLVLMKISRDFERIRKAIIETGNKENIVIVSNCGKENEEIITDIENVESVHYFSTLILKKQGIEEWKRFLKA; encoded by the coding sequence ATGGCTAGTAAATTAGGTAAATTCTATGGAATAGGAGTAGGAGTAGGAGATCCTGAAAATATAACAGTTAAAGCAGCAAAAAGACTGCATGAAGTAGATGTGATAGTACTGCCTGAGGCAAAAAGCGGAGAAGGGAGTACAGCCTTTAATATTGTAAAAGAATATGTAAAACCAGAAGTAGAGCAGCTATTTTTGGAGTTTCCAATGATAAGGGATGTAGAAGCAAGAAAAGTTTTTCGTAAAAATAATGCGGATGTAATAAGCGCTGAATTGGAAAAAGGGAAAAATGTAGCATTTTTAACAATAGGTGACCCAATGACTTATAGCACTTATACTTATGTATTGGAACATATTTCAGATGATGTGGAAGTTGAAACTATTGCGGGAATAACTTCATTTAACAGCATTGCGGCAAGGCTTAATATACCGCTGATGATTGGAGATGAAGATTTAAAAGTAGTTTCTGTCAATAGAAAGACTGATGTTTATAAAGAAATTGAAAATAATCAAAATTTAGTGTTAATGAAAATTAGCCGAGATTTTGAGAGAATAAGAAAAGCGATTATTGAAACAGGAAATAAAGAAAATATAGTTATTGTTTCAAACTGTGGAAAAGAAAATGAAGAAATTATTACAGATATTGAAAATGTTGAAAGTGTACATTATTTTTCTACATTAATTCTTAAAAAACAGGGAATAGAAGAATGGAAGAGATTTCTAAAAGCGTAA
- a CDS encoding ATP-binding protein yields the protein MIRIDRKEYLDFLVKSKDRQIIKVVSGVRRCGKSTLFEIYKDFLLENGVEKNQIISINFEDMDYEELTDYKKLYEYIKSKMIGDKRNYIFLDEIQHVDKFEKVVDSLFIKENTDLYITGSNANFMSSKLATLLSGRYIELKMLPLSFKEYYQAKLEYEKLEQKENRTLKTLIQYYNEYIVNSSFPYTLQLDSDLKNIHEYLSGIYNSVLLKDIVARLKISDVMRLESVVKYIFDNIGNLTSLSKIGNTLTSMGRKTDAKTIEKYIRGLTDSLLVHEVSRYNIKGKEFLSTLSKYYVADLGLRQMILGNRNIDMGHILENVIYLELLRRKGNVYVGQFDKNEIDFVVINSNEIEYYQVALTVLDENTLKRELDTFKNIKDNYPKYLITLDDVMVNTDYDGIKVVNALEWLLGE from the coding sequence ATGATAAGAATAGATCGAAAAGAATATTTAGATTTTTTAGTAAAATCAAAAGACAGACAAATAATAAAGGTTGTGTCTGGTGTAAGAAGATGTGGAAAATCCACTCTTTTTGAGATATATAAAGATTTTCTGCTTGAAAATGGAGTTGAAAAAAATCAGATTATATCTATAAATTTTGAAGATATGGATTATGAAGAGCTTACAGATTATAAAAAACTCTATGAATATATAAAATCTAAAATGATTGGAGATAAAAGGAATTACATATTTTTAGATGAAATTCAGCATGTGGATAAATTTGAAAAAGTTGTAGACAGCCTTTTTATAAAAGAAAATACAGATTTATATATAACAGGCTCTAATGCCAATTTTATGTCTAGCAAATTGGCAACTCTTTTAAGTGGGCGTTATATAGAATTGAAAATGTTGCCTTTATCATTTAAGGAGTATTATCAGGCTAAATTAGAGTATGAAAAACTGGAGCAAAAGGAAAATAGGACGTTAAAAACACTTATACAATATTATAATGAATATATAGTAAACAGTTCGTTTCCTTATACTTTACAGTTAGACAGTGATTTGAAAAATATACATGAATATTTAAGTGGAATATATAACTCTGTGCTTTTAAAAGATATAGTTGCAAGATTGAAAATTTCAGATGTGATGAGACTTGAAAGTGTTGTGAAGTATATATTTGATAATATAGGTAATTTAACTTCGCTTTCAAAAATAGGGAATACCTTAACTTCAATGGGAAGAAAAACGGATGCAAAAACCATTGAAAAGTATATTAGAGGGCTTACTGACAGTTTACTTGTGCATGAAGTTAGCAGATATAATATAAAAGGGAAAGAATTTCTATCTACATTATCAAAATATTATGTTGCAGATTTAGGGCTTAGACAGATGATTTTAGGTAATAGAAATATAGATATGGGGCATATACTGGAAAATGTAATTTATCTTGAACTGCTTAGAAGAAAAGGCAATGTATATGTTGGGCAGTTTGATAAAAATGAAATTGATTTTGTTGTTATTAATTCAAATGAAATTGAATATTATCAGGTTGCTTTGACAGTTTTAGATGAAAACACTTTAAAAAGGGAACTGGATACCTTTAAAAATATTAAGGATAACTATCCGAAGTATCTTATAACTTTAGATGATGTAATGGTAAATACTGACTATGACGGAATAAAGGTTGTAAATGCTCTGGAGTGGTTGTTAGGAGAATAA
- a CDS encoding sirohydrochlorin cobaltochelatase has product MKKGIVVASYGTVHTETLKKTIEVIENNVKKKYGENNFERAFTSKRVCHKLKTEKNYLVFNHEEVLNALKNKGFNNIVTMSLHILDGVEYKKLNNKYGKISEPLLFAEEDYEKIVENEEFNDTKDNDAIIFVGHGSEDISDKSYEKLQKKYEKAGKNNIFIGTIEGKIQISDILEKLQNTDYKKILLKPFLIVAGKHAKKDIMSDTENSWKTILEKNGYTVETELVGMGEYQFIQEMFMKKLEKIL; this is encoded by the coding sequence ATGAAAAAAGGGATTGTTGTTGCAAGTTATGGAACTGTACATACTGAGACATTAAAAAAAACAATTGAGGTTATAGAAAATAATGTAAAGAAAAAATATGGAGAAAATAATTTTGAACGTGCATTTACGTCTAAAAGAGTATGCCATAAACTGAAAACTGAAAAAAATTATTTAGTCTTTAATCATGAAGAAGTTCTGAATGCTTTAAAAAATAAGGGTTTTAATAATATTGTAACAATGTCGCTTCATATTTTGGATGGAGTTGAGTACAAAAAATTGAATAATAAATACGGAAAAATTTCAGAACCGTTATTGTTTGCGGAAGAAGATTATGAAAAAATTGTTGAAAATGAGGAATTTAATGATACAAAAGACAATGATGCAATTATTTTTGTAGGACACGGTTCAGAAGATATTTCGGATAAAAGTTATGAAAAGTTACAGAAAAAATATGAAAAAGCTGGAAAAAACAATATTTTTATTGGAACAATTGAAGGAAAGATTCAAATTTCAGATATTTTAGAGAAATTACAAAATACAGATTATAAAAAAATACTGCTAAAACCTTTTTTAATAGTTGCTGGTAAACATGCAAAAAAAGACATTATGTCAGATACTGAAAATTCATGGAAAACAATTCTTGAAAAAAATGGATATACTGTGGAAACAGAATTAGTAGGAATGGGAGAATATCAATTTATTCAGGAAATGTTTATGAAAAAGCTGGAAAAAATATTATAA
- the gap gene encoding type I glyceraldehyde-3-phosphate dehydrogenase — protein MAVKVAINGFGRIGRLALRLMTEQTDKFEVVAINDLTDAKMLAHLFKYDSSQGRFNGTIEVKEGAFVVNGKEIKTFAESNPENLPWGDLGVDVVLEATGFFATKDKAELHVKAGAKKVVITAPGGNDVKTVVYNVNHEILDGSETVISGASCTTNCLAPMAKALNDNFGVVTGTMTTIHAYTGDQNTLDAPHRKGDLRRARAAAVNIVPNSTGAAKAIGLVVPELNGKLDGAAQRVPVPTGSLTELVSILEKKVTVEEVNAAMKAAATESFGYTEEQLVSSDIVGIHFGSLFDATQTKIVQNGDTQLVKTVSWYDNEMSYTAQLIRTLGYFASKIAK, from the coding sequence ATGGCAGTTAAAGTAGCAATTAATGGATTTGGAAGAATCGGAAGACTAGCATTAAGATTAATGACTGAACAAACAGACAAATTTGAAGTGGTGGCAATTAATGATTTGACAGACGCTAAAATGTTAGCACACTTATTCAAATATGATTCATCTCAAGGAAGATTCAATGGAACTATCGAAGTTAAAGAAGGAGCTTTCGTAGTAAATGGAAAAGAAATTAAAACTTTTGCAGAATCTAACCCTGAAAACTTACCTTGGGGAGATTTAGGTGTTGATGTAGTGTTAGAAGCTACAGGATTCTTTGCTACAAAAGATAAAGCAGAATTACACGTTAAAGCAGGAGCTAAAAAAGTAGTTATTACTGCACCTGGTGGAAACGATGTTAAAACAGTTGTTTACAATGTAAACCACGAAATTTTAGATGGATCTGAAACAGTTATTTCAGGAGCTTCTTGTACAACTAACTGTTTAGCGCCAATGGCTAAAGCATTAAACGATAACTTTGGTGTTGTAACTGGTACAATGACAACTATCCACGCTTACACTGGAGATCAAAACACTTTGGATGCACCTCACAGAAAAGGTGATTTAAGAAGAGCAAGAGCTGCAGCTGTAAACATTGTTCCTAACTCAACAGGAGCTGCAAAAGCAATCGGATTAGTAGTACCTGAATTAAACGGAAAATTAGATGGAGCTGCTCAAAGAGTACCTGTTCCAACTGGTTCATTAACTGAATTAGTATCTATCTTAGAGAAAAAAGTAACTGTAGAAGAAGTAAATGCAGCTATGAAAGCAGCAGCAACTGAATCATTCGGATACACTGAAGAACAATTAGTATCTTCTGACATAGTTGGAATCCACTTCGGATCATTATTTGACGCAACTCAAACTAAAATTGTTCAAAATGGAGATACTCAATTAGTTAAAACAGTATCTTGGTATGACAACGAAATGTCTTATACAGCTCAATTAATCAGAACTTTAGGATACTTCGCAAGCAAAATTGCTAAATAA
- a CDS encoding AAA family ATPase: MKRLPIGISDFKYLIEEDYYYFDKTNFIDEIIKDGSQVKLFTRPRRFGKTLNMSMLKYFFDIKEAKENKKLFNGLYIEKAESFKRQGQYPVIFLSLKDLKAESWEEMQVGIKELLQNIFIEYKNLAKELDEFDLLNFKKIINKEIEVEGLKSSLKFLARILYEKYNKKVVVLIDEYDAPLVSAYMNRYYEKAKNFFKTFYSTVMKDNVYLQIGVMTGIIRVIKAGIFSDLNNISTYTILNDFYSDCYGLTEKEVEQALKDYDLEYEIQDVKDWYNGYKFGKSEVYNPWSILNFLQSKELRAYWVDTSGNDLINDVLKTTNKYTIRALEKLFNGEGLKQNISSTSDLSRLLGEDELWELLLFSGYLTVKEKIGDVHESIYTLRLPNKEVKDLFRKTFLERYFGRGSKLIDLMEALTENRIEDFEEKFQEILLTSASYHDTKNEDFYHGLILGMSLYLENQYHISSNKESGLGRYDLVMEPKNKNDKAYILEFKVAKSEESLNKESQEAVEQIISKKYDVNLKEKGIKDIIFVGVAFYGKLVKVARN; encoded by the coding sequence ATGAAGAGATTGCCAATAGGAATAAGTGATTTTAAGTATTTAATAGAGGAAGATTATTATTATTTTGACAAGACAAATTTTATTGATGAGATTATTAAAGATGGTTCTCAAGTAAAACTTTTTACTAGACCAAGAAGATTTGGGAAAACGTTGAATATGTCGATGTTAAAATATTTTTTTGATATTAAGGAAGCTAAAGAAAATAAAAAACTTTTTAACGGATTGTATATAGAAAAGGCAGAAAGTTTTAAAAGGCAGGGGCAATATCCTGTTATATTTTTATCCTTAAAGGATTTAAAAGCTGAATCTTGGGAAGAAATGCAAGTTGGAATAAAAGAGTTGTTACAAAATATATTTATAGAATATAAAAATTTAGCTAAAGAATTAGATGAATTTGATTTATTGAATTTCAAAAAAATTATTAACAAGGAAATAGAAGTTGAAGGATTAAAATCTTCATTAAAATTTTTAGCAAGAATATTATATGAGAAATATAATAAAAAAGTTGTGGTATTAATAGACGAATACGATGCTCCTCTAGTATCGGCATATATGAACAGATATTATGAAAAGGCTAAAAACTTTTTTAAAACTTTTTACAGCACAGTAATGAAAGATAATGTCTATTTACAAATAGGAGTAATGACAGGGATTATTAGAGTTATCAAAGCTGGTATTTTTTCAGATTTAAATAATATAAGCACTTATACTATATTAAATGATTTTTATTCTGATTGTTATGGATTAACAGAAAAAGAAGTAGAACAGGCATTAAAAGATTATGATTTAGAATACGAAATACAAGATGTTAAAGATTGGTATAATGGCTATAAATTTGGAAAAAGCGAAGTTTATAATCCTTGGAGCATATTAAATTTCTTACAATCTAAAGAATTAAGAGCCTACTGGGTAGACACTTCAGGAAATGATTTAATAAATGATGTACTTAAAACAACAAACAAATATACTATTAGAGCTTTAGAAAAATTATTTAATGGAGAAGGTTTAAAGCAAAATATATCTTCTACATCAGATTTATCAAGGTTGTTAGGCGAGGATGAATTATGGGAATTACTTCTATTTAGCGGTTATTTAACAGTTAAAGAAAAAATTGGAGATGTTCACGAAAGTATTTACACATTAAGATTACCAAATAAAGAAGTGAAGGATCTTTTTAGAAAAACATTTTTAGAAAGATATTTTGGAAGAGGAAGTAAACTAATAGATTTAATGGAGGCTTTGACTGAAAATAGAATAGAAGATTTTGAAGAAAAATTTCAAGAAATTCTGTTGACTTCAGCAAGTTACCATGATACAAAAAATGAAGATTTTTATCACGGATTAATTTTAGGAATGAGCCTTTATTTAGAGAATCAATATCATATAAGTTCAAATAAAGAAAGTGGCTTAGGAAGATACGATTTAGTAATGGAGCCAAAGAACAAAAATGATAAAGCCTATATTTTAGAATTTAAAGTTGCCAAAAGTGAAGAAAGTTTAAATAAAGAAAGCCAAGAAGCAGTAGAACAAATAATTTCTAAAAAGTATGATGTAAACTTGAAAGAAAAAGGAATAAAGGATATTATTTTTGTAGGTGTAGCTTTTTATGGGAAATTAGTGAAGGTTGCTAGAAATTGA
- the cobM gene encoding precorrin-4 C(11)-methyltransferase, giving the protein MKKVYFIGAGPGDPELITVKGQKIVKEADVIIYAGSLVPKEVIDCHKDGAEIYNSAPMNLDEVMEVTIKAQKKGKLVARVHTGDPSIYGAIREQMDILDEYGIEYEVIPGVSSFVAAAAAIKKEFTLPDVSQTIICTRLEGRTPVPEAESLESLASHKCSMAIFLSVQMIDEVVKRLLKHYDKTTPIAIVQRATWEDQKIVMGTLENIAELVKKEKITKTAQILVGNFMGNEYSKSKLYDKAFSHEFRKGIEE; this is encoded by the coding sequence ATGAAAAAAGTATACTTTATAGGAGCAGGACCAGGAGATCCTGAATTGATTACAGTAAAAGGGCAAAAAATTGTAAAGGAAGCAGATGTAATAATTTATGCGGGGTCATTGGTTCCAAAAGAGGTTATTGATTGCCATAAGGATGGAGCTGAAATTTATAATTCCGCTCCAATGAACTTGGATGAAGTGATGGAAGTTACGATAAAGGCACAGAAAAAAGGGAAACTGGTAGCAAGGGTGCATACTGGGGATCCGAGCATTTATGGTGCGATAAGGGAACAAATGGATATTCTGGATGAATATGGGATTGAATATGAAGTAATTCCAGGAGTAAGTTCGTTTGTAGCTGCCGCTGCTGCAATAAAAAAAGAATTTACCTTGCCGGATGTAAGTCAGACAATAATTTGTACAAGACTGGAAGGAAGAACGCCTGTCCCTGAAGCAGAAAGTCTTGAAAGCCTTGCTTCTCACAAATGTTCGATGGCAATATTCCTATCTGTGCAAATGATAGATGAAGTTGTAAAAAGATTATTAAAACATTACGATAAAACGACACCAATTGCAATTGTTCAAAGAGCAACTTGGGAAGATCAGAAAATTGTTATGGGAACATTAGAAAACATTGCTGAACTTGTGAAAAAGGAAAAAATTACAAAAACGGCACAAATTCTTGTAGGAAACTTTATGGGAAATGAATATTCTAAATCTAAACTTTATGACAAAGCATTTTCGCATGAATTTAGAAAAGGAATTGAAGAATAA
- a CDS encoding precorrin-8X methylmutase, with amino-acid sequence MSYIKDPKGIEVRSFEMITEGLGNKVDHFAENEKPIVKRLVHTTGDFGYADITEFHNDAVNSAMEAIKSGCKIYCDTNMIVTGLNKIGLAKFGCSAYCLVNDEEVAKEAKERGITRSMVGIERAVKDKDTKIFLIGNAPTALFKLLEEISKEGAEKPKLIAGVPVGFVGCPESKAALSDYDVPFIRTNGTKGGSTVAVAVLHGILYQMFERDRY; translated from the coding sequence ATGTCGTATATTAAGGATCCGAAAGGGATAGAAGTAAGAAGTTTTGAAATGATTACGGAAGGATTAGGGAACAAGGTAGACCACTTTGCTGAAAATGAGAAGCCAATTGTGAAAAGACTGGTGCATACTACTGGAGATTTTGGGTATGCAGATATTACAGAGTTTCATAATGATGCGGTAAATTCGGCTATGGAAGCTATAAAATCAGGGTGCAAGATATATTGTGATACAAATATGATTGTTACTGGATTAAATAAAATAGGTCTTGCGAAATTTGGATGTTCAGCATATTGTCTTGTAAATGATGAAGAAGTGGCAAAAGAAGCTAAGGAAAGAGGAATTACAAGATCGATGGTTGGAATTGAAAGAGCAGTGAAAGACAAGGATACAAAAATATTTTTGATTGGAAATGCTCCAACAGCATTATTTAAACTTCTTGAAGAAATAAGCAAGGAAGGGGCAGAAAAGCCTAAACTTATTGCAGGAGTACCAGTAGGATTTGTAGGGTGTCCTGAATCAAAAGCCGCGCTTTCAGATTATGATGTGCCATTTATAAGAACTAACGGTACAAAAGGTGGAAGTACAGTAGCTGTGGCAGTATTACATGGAATACTGTATCAAATGTTTGAAAGAGACAGATATTAA
- a CDS encoding cobyrinate a,c-diamide synthase yields the protein MKKILISGAMSGGGKTTVSSILMSAFENVAPFKVGPDYIDPGYHELFTGNKSRNLDAFMFDESTLRHIFETGAKGSNIAIVEGVMGLYDGIGHEKDNFSTAHISRILDIPVILVVNAKGISTSIAAEVLGFKLFDKNVKIKGIILNNVSSEKLYSNLKEAVERFTGIECVGYLPKNEKLSVESRHLGLKQAFELKGSKELEEKKQLFKEIAQNCLDLEKIYEIAEEFEAKSSIDSFEPIKDLKNKYKGKRVGVAKDGAFSFYYESNLELMRFSGLEIVEFSPVKDEKIPENLDMIYLGGGYPELYWKELSENVSMKESIKQAYENGVKIYGECGGFIYLTNKLNLLDGNSGDFCGLIDVEISMKNRLNIGRFGYINIKAKNGIHTKGHEFHYSEISVDNEKEKFYKIEKNDGRNWTCGYRKNSLLAGYPHISFYSNIKFFKYLIEKL from the coding sequence ATGAAAAAAATACTTATATCGGGAGCAATGAGCGGTGGCGGAAAGACTACAGTAAGCAGCATATTGATGTCAGCTTTTGAAAATGTGGCACCTTTTAAAGTTGGTCCAGACTACATCGATCCTGGCTATCATGAGTTGTTCACGGGAAATAAATCTCGTAATTTAGATGCTTTTATGTTTGATGAAAGTACGTTAAGGCATATATTTGAAACAGGAGCGAAAGGAAGCAATATCGCTATAGTTGAGGGAGTTATGGGGCTTTATGATGGAATTGGGCATGAAAAGGATAATTTTAGTACAGCTCATATATCAAGAATCCTTGATATCCCAGTAATTCTCGTAGTTAACGCAAAAGGAATCTCCACAAGCATAGCTGCCGAAGTTTTGGGTTTTAAATTGTTTGATAAAAATGTTAAAATAAAGGGTATTATTTTAAATAATGTTTCTTCTGAAAAGCTATATTCAAACTTGAAGGAAGCGGTGGAAAGATTTACGGGAATAGAATGCGTAGGATATTTGCCAAAAAATGAGAAATTATCGGTGGAAAGCAGACATTTGGGATTAAAACAGGCTTTTGAATTGAAAGGCTCAAAAGAACTTGAGGAAAAGAAACAGCTGTTTAAGGAAATTGCACAAAATTGTTTAGATTTAGAAAAAATTTACGAAATAGCAGAAGAATTTGAAGCAAAAAGCAGTATAGACAGTTTTGAACCAATAAAGGACTTAAAGAATAAATATAAAGGAAAACGTGTTGGAGTTGCTAAAGATGGTGCATTTTCATTTTACTATGAGTCAAATCTGGAACTGATGAGATTTTCAGGATTAGAAATAGTAGAATTTAGCCCTGTAAAAGATGAAAAAATACCAGAAAATCTTGATATGATCTATCTTGGTGGAGGTTATCCCGAACTTTACTGGAAAGAATTGTCTGAAAATGTTTCTATGAAGGAAAGTATAAAGCAGGCTTATGAAAATGGAGTAAAAATCTACGGAGAATGTGGCGGATTTATCTACTTAACAAATAAACTGAATTTGCTAGATGGAAATAGTGGAGATTTCTGTGGACTGATAGATGTCGAAATTTCTATGAAAAATAGGCTGAATATCGGAAGATTTGGCTATATAAATATAAAAGCCAAAAATGGAATTCATACAAAAGGACACGAATTTCATTATTCAGAAATTTCTGTAGATAACGAAAAAGAAAAATTTTATAAAATAGAAAAAAATGATGGAAGAAATTGGACTTGTGGGTATAGGAAAAATAGCCTTCTAGCGGGTTATCCACACATTTCTTTTTATTCAAATATAAAATTTTTCAAATATTTAATTGAAAAATTGTAA